A window of the Tenebrio molitor chromosome 1, icTenMoli1.1, whole genome shotgun sequence genome harbors these coding sequences:
- the Urm1 gene encoding ubiquitin-related modifier 1 encodes MPDVHITVEFGGGAELLFDNKKTHSVTLPEKDKEWLIKDLLTWIRDNLLKERPELFLQDDSVRPGILVLINDTDWELMDTINYVIQENDKILFISTLHGG; translated from the exons ATGCCGGATGTACACATTACTGTGGAATTTGG tGGGGGTGCAGAATTACTTttcgataataaaaaaacgcATTCTGTGACCCTACCTGAGAAAGACAAAGAAT GGTTAATTAAAGATTTGCTGACTTGGATTAGAGATAATTTATTGAAGGAGAGACcagaattatttttacaagatGATTCAGT GAGACCCGGAATATTAGTGTTGATAAATGATACAGACTGGGAATTAATG gataccataaattatgttataCAGGAGAATGATaagatattatttatttctacgtTGCACGGTGGGTAG
- the TH1 gene encoding negative elongation factor D isoform X3 — MEEEYDDRAWDGVDRLDNDQSEGGDEAENPEQVLKECAEKFSTSDYIMEPGIFSQLKRYFQSGGNPLQVIEELSQNYTAVAQMANLIAEWLITGGVNVTTVQAMVENHLKEMILKTFDPKKADTIFTEEGETPAWLTQLIEHPTWRSLIYRLAEEYPDCLMLNFTIKLISDAGFQAEITSISTAAQQLEVFSRVLKTSIASFLTNPEEWQNTSRECAKMVCHGQHTYVYSQVIIHVLARESKGGSSMKRLSQEITKCAQKNGNDVTPITMALNGASAYPLACQALTSMLSKNTLNPADITVLYRNYNAPDPPPIDLIRTPQFLELLVDALFKPGVKLNPDHKPKYIHLLAYAASVYEMPAKKGQKRIINRDELQASVRSIETVHNICNTNKGSSELMAELGIIYQCLKYPVVSVGIIRWVECTVTEPSYFKLSTEHTPIHLALLDEVVTCHPLLHNQVLDLLIRLFESKQDELEILVQLEMRKMVLDRMVNLLCAGCVVPVVKYIKQCWQKGDTDISLIRYFVTEVLETIGPPYSSEFVHLFMPMVENDEITGTMRGDGENDPVSEFIVYCKANYTAMV, encoded by the exons ATGGAAGAAGAATATGACGATAGAGCCTGGGACGGGGTTGACAGACTGGATAATGAT CAGTCCGAAGGAGGTGACGAAGCTGAAAACCCTGAACAAGTTCTGAAAGAATGTGCTGAAAAATTTTCTACATCTGATTATATTATGGAGCCGGGAATTTTTTCACAGCTTAAAAGATATTTTCAGTCAGGGGGAAATCCCTTACAAGTGATTGAAGAATTATCACAAAATTACACTGCAGTAGCGCAAATGGCTAATCTGATTGCTGAATGGTTAATTACTGGTGGTGTAAATGTAACAACAGTTCAAGCGATGGTAGAAAATCACTTAAAAgaaatgattttaaaaacatttgatCCTAAAAAAGCAGACACAATTTTCACAGAGGAGGGTGAAACTCCTGCTTGGTTAACACAATTGATTGAACATCCAACTTGGAGGTCATTAATTTACAGATTAGCAGAAGAGTATCCTGATTGCCTAATGTTGAATTTTACCATTAAA CTCATATCTGATGCTGGTTTCCAAGCAGAAATTACAAGTATTTCAACTGCTGCTCAACAACTGGAAGTGTTTTCTAGAGTTTTAAAAACCTCTATTGCTAGTTTCTTAACTAATCCTGAAGAGTGGCAGAACACTAGTAGAGAATGTGCA AAAATGGTGTGCCATGGACAACATACTTATGTGTACAGTCAAGTAATCATACATGTATTAGCCCGTGAATCTAAAGGTGGCAGCAGCATGAAGAGATTGTCACAAGAAATTACCAAATgtgcacaaaaaaa TGGCAATGATGTTACTCCCATAACTATGGCCTTAAATGGAGCTTCAGCATATCCTTTGGCATGCCAAGCATTAACATCTATGTTatcaaaaaatacattaaatcCAGCTGATATTACTGTGCTATATAGAAATTATAATGCTCCTGACCCACCACCTATTGACTTAATCAGAACTCCTCAATTTTTAG aacTTCTAGTTGATGCTCTCTTTAAGCCTGGGGTAAAACTCAATCCCGATCATAAACCAAAATATATTCATCTGTTGGCATATGCAGCCAGTGTTTATGAAATGCCAGCAAAGAAAGGACAGAAACGCATAATCAACAGAGATGAACTTCAAGCCTCCGTTCGTTCCATCGAAACTGTACATAATATATGCAACACTAATAAAGGAAGTTCAGAACTCATGGCTGAActtggaattatttatcagtGTCTTAA ATATCCAGTAGTGTCAGTTGGGATTATACGATGGGTTGAATGTACAGTAACTGAACCTAGCTactttaaattgtcaacagaACACACTCCAATTCATCTAGCATTACTTGATGAAGTAGTTACCTGTCATCCACTTCTTCATAACCAAGTGCTGGATCTATTGATTCGATTATTTGAATCCAAGCAAGACGAATTGGAGATTTTAGTACAA CTTGAAATGAGAAAAATGGTTCTGGACAGAATGGTCAACTTATTATGTGCTGGTTGTGTTGTACCAgttgtaaaatatattaaacAGTGTTGGCAAAAAGGTGATACAGATATTTCGTTAATTAGGTATTTTGTGACAGaa GTTTTAGAAACGATTGGACCC
- the TH1 gene encoding negative elongation factor D isoform X1 translates to MEEEYDDRAWDGVDRLDNDQSEGGDEAENPEQVLKECAEKFSTSDYIMEPGIFSQLKRYFQSGGNPLQVIEELSQNYTAVAQMANLIAEWLITGGVNVTTVQAMVENHLKEMILKTFDPKKADTIFTEEGETPAWLTQLIEHPTWRSLIYRLAEEYPDCLMLNFTIKLISDAGFQAEITSISTAAQQLEVFSRVLKTSIASFLTNPEEWQNTSRECAKMVCHGQHTYVYSQVIIHVLARESKGGSSMKRLSQEITKCAQKNFSGNDVTPITMALNGASAYPLACQALTSMLSKNTLNPADITVLYRNYNAPDPPPIDLIRTPQFLELLVDALFKPGVKLNPDHKPKYIHLLAYAASVYEMPAKKGQKRIINRDELQASVRSIETVHNICNTNKGSSELMAELGIIYQCLKYPVVSVGIIRWVECTVTEPSYFKLSTEHTPIHLALLDEVVTCHPLLHNQVLDLLIRLFESKQDELEILVQLEMRKMVLDRMVNLLCAGCVVPVVKYIKQCWQKGDTDISLIRYFVTEVLETIGPPYSSEFVHLFMPMVENDEITGTMRGDGENDPVSEFIVYCKANYTAMV, encoded by the exons ATGGAAGAAGAATATGACGATAGAGCCTGGGACGGGGTTGACAGACTGGATAATGAT CAGTCCGAAGGAGGTGACGAAGCTGAAAACCCTGAACAAGTTCTGAAAGAATGTGCTGAAAAATTTTCTACATCTGATTATATTATGGAGCCGGGAATTTTTTCACAGCTTAAAAGATATTTTCAGTCAGGGGGAAATCCCTTACAAGTGATTGAAGAATTATCACAAAATTACACTGCAGTAGCGCAAATGGCTAATCTGATTGCTGAATGGTTAATTACTGGTGGTGTAAATGTAACAACAGTTCAAGCGATGGTAGAAAATCACTTAAAAgaaatgattttaaaaacatttgatCCTAAAAAAGCAGACACAATTTTCACAGAGGAGGGTGAAACTCCTGCTTGGTTAACACAATTGATTGAACATCCAACTTGGAGGTCATTAATTTACAGATTAGCAGAAGAGTATCCTGATTGCCTAATGTTGAATTTTACCATTAAA CTCATATCTGATGCTGGTTTCCAAGCAGAAATTACAAGTATTTCAACTGCTGCTCAACAACTGGAAGTGTTTTCTAGAGTTTTAAAAACCTCTATTGCTAGTTTCTTAACTAATCCTGAAGAGTGGCAGAACACTAGTAGAGAATGTGCA AAAATGGTGTGCCATGGACAACATACTTATGTGTACAGTCAAGTAATCATACATGTATTAGCCCGTGAATCTAAAGGTGGCAGCAGCATGAAGAGATTGTCACAAGAAATTACCAAATgtgcacaaaaaaa ttTTAGTGGCAATGATGTTACTCCCATAACTATGGCCTTAAATGGAGCTTCAGCATATCCTTTGGCATGCCAAGCATTAACATCTATGTTatcaaaaaatacattaaatcCAGCTGATATTACTGTGCTATATAGAAATTATAATGCTCCTGACCCACCACCTATTGACTTAATCAGAACTCCTCAATTTTTAG aacTTCTAGTTGATGCTCTCTTTAAGCCTGGGGTAAAACTCAATCCCGATCATAAACCAAAATATATTCATCTGTTGGCATATGCAGCCAGTGTTTATGAAATGCCAGCAAAGAAAGGACAGAAACGCATAATCAACAGAGATGAACTTCAAGCCTCCGTTCGTTCCATCGAAACTGTACATAATATATGCAACACTAATAAAGGAAGTTCAGAACTCATGGCTGAActtggaattatttatcagtGTCTTAA ATATCCAGTAGTGTCAGTTGGGATTATACGATGGGTTGAATGTACAGTAACTGAACCTAGCTactttaaattgtcaacagaACACACTCCAATTCATCTAGCATTACTTGATGAAGTAGTTACCTGTCATCCACTTCTTCATAACCAAGTGCTGGATCTATTGATTCGATTATTTGAATCCAAGCAAGACGAATTGGAGATTTTAGTACAA CTTGAAATGAGAAAAATGGTTCTGGACAGAATGGTCAACTTATTATGTGCTGGTTGTGTTGTACCAgttgtaaaatatattaaacAGTGTTGGCAAAAAGGTGATACAGATATTTCGTTAATTAGGTATTTTGTGACAGaa GTTTTAGAAACGATTGGACCC
- the TH1 gene encoding negative elongation factor D isoform X4, protein MEEEYDDRAWDGVDRLDNDSEGGDEAENPEQVLKECAEKFSTSDYIMEPGIFSQLKRYFQSGGNPLQVIEELSQNYTAVAQMANLIAEWLITGGVNVTTVQAMVENHLKEMILKTFDPKKADTIFTEEGETPAWLTQLIEHPTWRSLIYRLAEEYPDCLMLNFTIKLISDAGFQAEITSISTAAQQLEVFSRVLKTSIASFLTNPEEWQNTSRECAKMVCHGQHTYVYSQVIIHVLARESKGGSSMKRLSQEITKCAQKNGNDVTPITMALNGASAYPLACQALTSMLSKNTLNPADITVLYRNYNAPDPPPIDLIRTPQFLELLVDALFKPGVKLNPDHKPKYIHLLAYAASVYEMPAKKGQKRIINRDELQASVRSIETVHNICNTNKGSSELMAELGIIYQCLKYPVVSVGIIRWVECTVTEPSYFKLSTEHTPIHLALLDEVVTCHPLLHNQVLDLLIRLFESKQDELEILVQLEMRKMVLDRMVNLLCAGCVVPVVKYIKQCWQKGDTDISLIRYFVTEVLETIGPPYSSEFVHLFMPMVENDEITGTMRGDGENDPVSEFIVYCKANYTAMV, encoded by the exons ATGGAAGAAGAATATGACGATAGAGCCTGGGACGGGGTTGACAGACTGGATAATGAT TCCGAAGGAGGTGACGAAGCTGAAAACCCTGAACAAGTTCTGAAAGAATGTGCTGAAAAATTTTCTACATCTGATTATATTATGGAGCCGGGAATTTTTTCACAGCTTAAAAGATATTTTCAGTCAGGGGGAAATCCCTTACAAGTGATTGAAGAATTATCACAAAATTACACTGCAGTAGCGCAAATGGCTAATCTGATTGCTGAATGGTTAATTACTGGTGGTGTAAATGTAACAACAGTTCAAGCGATGGTAGAAAATCACTTAAAAgaaatgattttaaaaacatttgatCCTAAAAAAGCAGACACAATTTTCACAGAGGAGGGTGAAACTCCTGCTTGGTTAACACAATTGATTGAACATCCAACTTGGAGGTCATTAATTTACAGATTAGCAGAAGAGTATCCTGATTGCCTAATGTTGAATTTTACCATTAAA CTCATATCTGATGCTGGTTTCCAAGCAGAAATTACAAGTATTTCAACTGCTGCTCAACAACTGGAAGTGTTTTCTAGAGTTTTAAAAACCTCTATTGCTAGTTTCTTAACTAATCCTGAAGAGTGGCAGAACACTAGTAGAGAATGTGCA AAAATGGTGTGCCATGGACAACATACTTATGTGTACAGTCAAGTAATCATACATGTATTAGCCCGTGAATCTAAAGGTGGCAGCAGCATGAAGAGATTGTCACAAGAAATTACCAAATgtgcacaaaaaaa TGGCAATGATGTTACTCCCATAACTATGGCCTTAAATGGAGCTTCAGCATATCCTTTGGCATGCCAAGCATTAACATCTATGTTatcaaaaaatacattaaatcCAGCTGATATTACTGTGCTATATAGAAATTATAATGCTCCTGACCCACCACCTATTGACTTAATCAGAACTCCTCAATTTTTAG aacTTCTAGTTGATGCTCTCTTTAAGCCTGGGGTAAAACTCAATCCCGATCATAAACCAAAATATATTCATCTGTTGGCATATGCAGCCAGTGTTTATGAAATGCCAGCAAAGAAAGGACAGAAACGCATAATCAACAGAGATGAACTTCAAGCCTCCGTTCGTTCCATCGAAACTGTACATAATATATGCAACACTAATAAAGGAAGTTCAGAACTCATGGCTGAActtggaattatttatcagtGTCTTAA ATATCCAGTAGTGTCAGTTGGGATTATACGATGGGTTGAATGTACAGTAACTGAACCTAGCTactttaaattgtcaacagaACACACTCCAATTCATCTAGCATTACTTGATGAAGTAGTTACCTGTCATCCACTTCTTCATAACCAAGTGCTGGATCTATTGATTCGATTATTTGAATCCAAGCAAGACGAATTGGAGATTTTAGTACAA CTTGAAATGAGAAAAATGGTTCTGGACAGAATGGTCAACTTATTATGTGCTGGTTGTGTTGTACCAgttgtaaaatatattaaacAGTGTTGGCAAAAAGGTGATACAGATATTTCGTTAATTAGGTATTTTGTGACAGaa GTTTTAGAAACGATTGGACCC
- the TH1 gene encoding negative elongation factor D isoform X2 has protein sequence MEEEYDDRAWDGVDRLDNDSEGGDEAENPEQVLKECAEKFSTSDYIMEPGIFSQLKRYFQSGGNPLQVIEELSQNYTAVAQMANLIAEWLITGGVNVTTVQAMVENHLKEMILKTFDPKKADTIFTEEGETPAWLTQLIEHPTWRSLIYRLAEEYPDCLMLNFTIKLISDAGFQAEITSISTAAQQLEVFSRVLKTSIASFLTNPEEWQNTSRECAKMVCHGQHTYVYSQVIIHVLARESKGGSSMKRLSQEITKCAQKNFSGNDVTPITMALNGASAYPLACQALTSMLSKNTLNPADITVLYRNYNAPDPPPIDLIRTPQFLELLVDALFKPGVKLNPDHKPKYIHLLAYAASVYEMPAKKGQKRIINRDELQASVRSIETVHNICNTNKGSSELMAELGIIYQCLKYPVVSVGIIRWVECTVTEPSYFKLSTEHTPIHLALLDEVVTCHPLLHNQVLDLLIRLFESKQDELEILVQLEMRKMVLDRMVNLLCAGCVVPVVKYIKQCWQKGDTDISLIRYFVTEVLETIGPPYSSEFVHLFMPMVENDEITGTMRGDGENDPVSEFIVYCKANYTAMV, from the exons ATGGAAGAAGAATATGACGATAGAGCCTGGGACGGGGTTGACAGACTGGATAATGAT TCCGAAGGAGGTGACGAAGCTGAAAACCCTGAACAAGTTCTGAAAGAATGTGCTGAAAAATTTTCTACATCTGATTATATTATGGAGCCGGGAATTTTTTCACAGCTTAAAAGATATTTTCAGTCAGGGGGAAATCCCTTACAAGTGATTGAAGAATTATCACAAAATTACACTGCAGTAGCGCAAATGGCTAATCTGATTGCTGAATGGTTAATTACTGGTGGTGTAAATGTAACAACAGTTCAAGCGATGGTAGAAAATCACTTAAAAgaaatgattttaaaaacatttgatCCTAAAAAAGCAGACACAATTTTCACAGAGGAGGGTGAAACTCCTGCTTGGTTAACACAATTGATTGAACATCCAACTTGGAGGTCATTAATTTACAGATTAGCAGAAGAGTATCCTGATTGCCTAATGTTGAATTTTACCATTAAA CTCATATCTGATGCTGGTTTCCAAGCAGAAATTACAAGTATTTCAACTGCTGCTCAACAACTGGAAGTGTTTTCTAGAGTTTTAAAAACCTCTATTGCTAGTTTCTTAACTAATCCTGAAGAGTGGCAGAACACTAGTAGAGAATGTGCA AAAATGGTGTGCCATGGACAACATACTTATGTGTACAGTCAAGTAATCATACATGTATTAGCCCGTGAATCTAAAGGTGGCAGCAGCATGAAGAGATTGTCACAAGAAATTACCAAATgtgcacaaaaaaa ttTTAGTGGCAATGATGTTACTCCCATAACTATGGCCTTAAATGGAGCTTCAGCATATCCTTTGGCATGCCAAGCATTAACATCTATGTTatcaaaaaatacattaaatcCAGCTGATATTACTGTGCTATATAGAAATTATAATGCTCCTGACCCACCACCTATTGACTTAATCAGAACTCCTCAATTTTTAG aacTTCTAGTTGATGCTCTCTTTAAGCCTGGGGTAAAACTCAATCCCGATCATAAACCAAAATATATTCATCTGTTGGCATATGCAGCCAGTGTTTATGAAATGCCAGCAAAGAAAGGACAGAAACGCATAATCAACAGAGATGAACTTCAAGCCTCCGTTCGTTCCATCGAAACTGTACATAATATATGCAACACTAATAAAGGAAGTTCAGAACTCATGGCTGAActtggaattatttatcagtGTCTTAA ATATCCAGTAGTGTCAGTTGGGATTATACGATGGGTTGAATGTACAGTAACTGAACCTAGCTactttaaattgtcaacagaACACACTCCAATTCATCTAGCATTACTTGATGAAGTAGTTACCTGTCATCCACTTCTTCATAACCAAGTGCTGGATCTATTGATTCGATTATTTGAATCCAAGCAAGACGAATTGGAGATTTTAGTACAA CTTGAAATGAGAAAAATGGTTCTGGACAGAATGGTCAACTTATTATGTGCTGGTTGTGTTGTACCAgttgtaaaatatattaaacAGTGTTGGCAAAAAGGTGATACAGATATTTCGTTAATTAGGTATTTTGTGACAGaa GTTTTAGAAACGATTGGACCC